The Arachis ipaensis cultivar K30076 chromosome B07, Araip1.1, whole genome shotgun sequence genomic interval AAATTTGAacaaattaaaaacttttaagataaattaaaataaaataaaacttaaaaatatttttaaatttttaaacaaatttcaaaaaaaaatatactttatccatcTATAAATAAACGCACTATTTATCAATTTTTAATGCATAGAAAATGAATTGAATGGGTTGATGTGAAAAATCTAAAGTGTGTAGTGGATCATTTCTTGACCATTATTTTAATTACACTCGATTGCTCAAGACAAAACGAAACCTTGCTCTTATCATACGCATAATTCTCCCATTTCTCTTGGATGTTAACTGAATTCCTCTGTTTGAATGGAAAATTGCAGAGCAACAAAAGTCCCAAAGAATTTGCAGAAAGCCTAAAAGGAGAAGCTCATTATTACAATGGTTTCAACTTAATTGTGATCGATATTAAGTCAAAATCCATGGTATACATCTCCAACAGACCCAAAGGACAACCTATTACCATTGAAGAGGTTTCTCCAGGACTCCATGTGCTTTCTAATGCCAAACTTGACACACCCTGGCACAAGGTTAGTTATGCATAAGAaaagaatatatatgtgtgtgtgtgtggtggTTACGGCACTTTAAATTACTAAAAATTAAAGtagttttatattatttaataattttttaatttaaaatataaaaagttattattaaaatataaaaaaatataactttaaTTTCAACAAAAACTTGTATAGCGATCATAGTTACCGTATCATAACCACGTGtgtgtatttatatatattaggtTGTGCGCCAAAATATATATAATGTACTAATCAACTGAAAGCTATATCAGCGACATGTAGACTGGCTTTAATTTATTAAGATGTGATTTCCAAAATGAAATTCACCATTAATAGAAACAGTCAtgttagttaattaattattttaggaCAAAAAATCTGTTAAAAGATAAATTCTATgtctaaattaaaaaattatataccaAAAAATATAAAACTAGACGCATCTATAATTAAAATTTTGCACATGGAAATATGAAATCTACATATTTAAAATTACGTATTAGGTATCAAATTGATGCTATAGCTAAAATATAAAAATGAGAAATAagaacttgaattttttttttcgtaaTACGGAGATAATTGAATATTTTAAACATTATAActtcattctattttttacaagaaaataacaataacattctctctttaaaaaaaaaaagaaaacactaGTCTCTCTTGTATAGATAACTCCTtcagaagaaattaaaaaaaaaatctttttaattctaaTACAATGTGACTAGATGGtttaataaaataagaaaataaataatttctcAAAAATAATGCTCAGTATATAACATTATAAACTAGGGAGTTAATATTGAATTTCAGTTTATAGACAAAAACCCCTAATAATTATTCCCTATCCAATCGTGGATGGATAAACTTATTCCTATTTCGAACCGTTTGCCAGCTAAAATCCGAAATTTTAATTTAACGAAATTCTAATTtctgtttttcccttttatttttcttatctctCTATATTTTTTTAGACTCAGCGTCTTGAACAGAGTTTCAAAGAACAGCTTGCTAAGTATGGAAAAGGTGAGATTCCTGTTAAGGAAATGATCCAAAAGCTAATGAAGGACAAAGTTAAAGCTGACCAGAGTGGTTTACCTCATATTTGCTCTCTTGATTGGGAGCTTAGTTTGAGCTCCATTTTTGTTGAAGTACAAACACCACTGGTAAATTAACAACATTTATTCTCTCAtctctatttttttctatttgtcATTATTATGTTCTAGAGTAATTATCTAAACtagttttatcaatatttttatttcagaaaaattagtttttaagaagaaaaaaaatttaattttaatgcattgaTATGTAAAAGAGTTTTATATATACATCTAGTTAAGTATTATCAAGTCAGCGAAAATAGTTACTTTTTACAATTGACAGGTGAATAATCATTGAAGAAAATAGACGTGATTGAATTACTGAAAAATAGTTAAGTATTCATTTCACTTCTTAATCTGCGACTGCGAGTATTCATTCCATTTCTTTTATGCAGGGTCTTTATGGCACAAGGAGCAGTGCTGCATTAGTTATAAGATCAAGTGGGGAAGCAAGTTTCTTTGAGGAATACCTTGATGATGGCATTTGGAAGGAGCATGTTGTTGATTTCTATATTCCCAAATTGAAGTTCATCAAAGGACAAACATAGAGCTAACATCCTCCATCCTCAAAAGCAAGATTATTAATTCAGTTTTTATATAACTTCTAAATTTTATGCTATCACTGAGCATTTTCGGTGTGCTCTTGTATAGTTGAGAACTTGTCAATAAAATAAAAAGCCATGGCAGAAACTTGGCTATCCATAAGGTAGCAGCAGTTTGAAGATTTTTCTGATCAATGGTTCACTGATTAGGCTCACTAAAGTGTGAACTTGTAATGGGGCTTCAAGAAAAGTAGTGAAATAAACGAATAAAGATCTTGTCCCTCCAAGGAAAGTAAAGAAAACGGAAAAAAATGATTTTCCTTTTTTGGTCATATGGAAACAATGATTATCAACTCTTATTCACAGTTAGAAATTACTTATTAGGCTATAACAAGTAAAAATTCGTAGAACCAAAAAAATATGCTCTCTCTCCATatggaaaataaaaaatacattatgCTTGTTGAGAGAAGAGAtcattttttaaaagtaaaaagttggtaaaataaaatataaaagtttAATTACCTTTAAGTTAATATAGTAAaactataaaataaatcacaaattctAGTTTATTAACTTTTCAATTACTTTCTTTCTTACTTCAAAGGATTTATTTCTGTAAAAAAAAGCTTGTATATTTTTTTGGCTTTATGCATAAATTTGTCATGCATAATGAAAATAGTTTATTTggagtaaataattatttttaaccataaaaaattTAGATGTTAataaatttatctaaaaaaataaaattaaagttatactCATAAAAAATAAGTTTTGATTGACAAAATTATCTAACCTCTAAAAcattattcaaaattttaaaatgatttcTTAACTTATTTTAACCTAAATTGCAACTATAATCTAATTGTGTCCTACCCCTATCCCTAATCTCCAACCTTCCACTGCTACTTTGGTGGATATTACAATACTCTTCAATAGTTTGGTGAATCAGTACTTTATATACTCTTCAAATTATTTGGTGAATCAATGTtccatatattttttaatttttaaatatttctaaatcaattttttttagttaaaatatttattatacaCTTCAatacttattttatttcttatctttaaaattaaaaacCTAATTTAAACTTTGCTCCCATTTACCGTTTtcgaaaagagaaaaaaaagtcaGAGTTGTTCATAATTTCTTATTCCATTCCTGTGTCACCTTAATCATTGACACCGCTAACTAGTCAACTCGCCCCTGCTTCTTTTTACCCTATCTCCTTCCTCCATCGTTGTCATGGAGTGGCTGCTCTGCCTCTTCACCCATTAGGAATTCATCATACCACATTCATCATAAATTCAACAACGATAAACTGAAATTAATGAAAAAATATCAAATTTGTTAGTGGTGGCACAATAAAGGAGAAATAGTTGGAATACAGATGACGTTGTTGCAGATCTAAGAAGCAGAGAAAAAGGacagcaaggaaggaaagatGGCGGGTGACGATGTTACAATTGGAAGGATGATAGATTTGGAGACATCGTTGTTGTGGTAGATCAAGCAgaccagagagagagagaaaggcaAATGATTGGCAGAGGTAGAGCCCAAGCATGGTGGGGGAGGAGGCCATAGGTGAATGGGTAGTGGGCGAGAACAAATGCGGAAGCGTGGTGGGGGCATGGTGGCTAACAGGTGTAGTGAGCAGATGCAGAGGCGGAGGAGCAGTGGAGAAGAAAGGGGTAGAGGCCGAGAGCATGGTAGGGGAGGAGAGCAGAAGCGGAGGTGTGCAGAAGTGAGGCGGAGGAAGCAGTGGAGGCATAGTGGAGAAAAGGGAGATTCAGAGGGTGTAGAGAGGAGAGAACTGGGTATAATTAAAACAGCCTTAATTCTACGAGTTAAACCCCACCCCGTCCCTAACCATTTACGAAAAGGACCTAGCACTTCCTGACCATTAGAAAATAACAACGCGATCCTTATCCATTCTCTCCGTGTGACCGAAAAGACCCTCTTGTAGGTTTTCGGGTAAATAGTAACCAAAAAAAGGCTACGTGTACCTGTCACTCTTATACGCGGACTGGCTATAGTTGATAGGACAAAAAGCCTATACAAAGTCATAAAAAACGTTGCAGTTTTGATTCCAGTTCTTGAAAAGAGCAAACACAAATGTTGATGTGAACCTTAGATATCAAACCCTACCTTTTGTGATGACATAGAAGAGCATTCATCAGGTTCAATCCGTCGCTAATGGAAAGAGAAGTCGATGGGCTCTTCAAGTAACAACTCTGGCAATGTTCACATGGCAAGGAAGAAGTTCACACATCCAACTTGCAATTGTGGAGCTTATGCGATTCTTTTTGaatccaccacatcaaataaCCCAAATAGGTTGTTCTTTGGTTGCAGTTATTTTAAGGTACATTAGTATTCACTCCATCTTATAATCTTCTCTGTAATTAggttgattaaaaaataattgtttaTAATTGTAGACTCCTTCAATACATTGCAAATATTTTAAGTGGCTGGATGAGCTCATAACTGAGTCTGACTATACGATGGTGGAAGTGCAGAAGATGGAAGTTCATGATAGATTAAAGGAGTTGGAggacaaaattaaagaaattgaGATTAAGCTATATGATGGAGTTTAAAGAAGAAATTACATAAGACAAAATGGATGTATCATTATGGCATTTTTCATTGTCGTTGCTCTTGGATTCTTTTTTACTACACTTCAACTtaataagatataaaaaattgTAACTTATTTTGGGTATTAATGTTATAAGTTAGATGCACATTAAGGATGGTGATTGAGATGTAAAAATTGTTAGATTTTGATGATGGGAAGATTATTGTGAGTTAAATTACAAGTAAGAATGTGATTGATGGTCTTTTAGTATTTTTCACTGTTTTGAGTTGAAGTGACAATTTCTCAGTATTTTGTTATTTAAAGTGTGTTTTCATACAATTTCATTGAATCAAGAATAAACCAAATTTAATAAGCAATGAAAATATTTAGCTTGAAAAACAAATATCTAATATATAGAAAGTTGCAAACTACTTATGGCATGTAACAACATCTCACAAAAGCAACACCTACATGCCAATACATACTATCCCCTGGTAActaaacaaaatagaaaatctaAAGTATTCAAGTACTAGAAGTTCCAAAATACTTAACCAATACTATGCATAGTTTGCATTCATATATGAGTTACAAAATACTATCCAACTTGATCGATACTATATATCCAAAATACTAGCCATAACTATCTAGTCCTCATTTTTTTCTATGGAGCTTTGAAAGGTAGTGCAGTGGAGCCAAATTTCTTAATGCTTGGTGGTGCTCCGAAGCTTGGTCCCTTAATTCCTTGTTTGAGTTCTGGTGTTGGGATGAATTGGAATATCCTCACTGCTGTGCTAGCACTAGTTGCTACCTATGTCTCGAGAGAAACTCCAATGAACTTAGTTGATCTCGTAGCAATCTTTGGTTGGGTTAATGGGACTTGGATTGTGGGCACAGTGGATGAAAGTAATAGCCCATGAACTTGAGGTGTCAATGGCTTACGAATTGGCTGCTTCTTCATGAATGGAGCAGGAATCTATAAACCATTGATCATATTTTGCAAGACATGGTTGCTTGTAGCTGTGGTTGGGCTTGGGGCAGTTGGATTAGGTATGGCTGGGTTTGGTGCAAGTGATCTATGTCCATTGATGTTTTGAGCCTGTTTTTTTTACGAAATATAATGTGAATTAGAATCTGAACATGACACTAAAAATTC includes:
- the LOC107610153 gene encoding transport and Golgi organization 2 homolog; amino-acid sequence: MCIALFLWQAHPLYPFLLFNNRDEYHNRPTKEVSWWEGSDILGGRDEIAGGTWMGCSREGRIAFLTNVLELHTLPEAKSRGDLPLLFLKSNKSPKEFAESLKGEAHYYNGFNLIVIDIKSKSMVYISNRPKGQPITIEEVSPGLHVLSNAKLDTPWHKTQRLEQSFKEQLAKYGKGEIPVKEMIQKLMKDKVKADQSGLPHICSLDWELSLSSIFVEVQTPLGLYGTRSSAALVIRSSGEASFFEEYLDDGIWKEHVVDFYIPKLKFIKGQT